From Terriglobales bacterium:
GGCCTGCTGGACGCCGTCGCCACCATGGACGTGGCGGAGTGCCGGCAACTCTTCGACACCAACCTGTTTGGCGCCATCGAGGGAATGCAGGTGGCGACGCCGGCAATGAAGGCGCAGGGCTCGGGCACCATCATCAATATTTCAAGCATCGTCGGGCACATCCCCGTGCCCTACATGGCGGCCTACTCGGCCAGCAAGCACGCCATGAACGCCATCGGCAAGGCGGCGCGGGTGGAGCTTAAAGGCTCGGGCGTGCACGTGATGACCGTGTGCCCGGGATACATCGGCACCAGCTTCGGCGACAACACGGTGCAGGGCAAGGAGCGCAAGCGGATGAACACCGCCGCCAGCGCCGGGGCGACGGCCGAGGATGTAGCACGCGCCGTGCTGCATGGGTGCTTGAAGAACAAGCGGGAAGTGGTGGTGCCGTGGAAGTACTGGTTCGTGCTACGGCTCTACCAGCTTTTCCCCGGGATGGTGGAAAGCCAGATGGCGAAGCGGCTGCGTCCCGCGGATGAGGTCTATGCCGCGGCAGCGGCGGCGCGGAAGAAGCAGGCCTAAGCCAGCTCCGCCAGCATCGCTTCCATCTCCGACTGGGCGTGCTGGTTCCCGGTGCGGAGGGCGGAGGCGATGCCGTCCGCGAGCATCTTGCGCGCTTCGTCGGTGCGCTCCGCGCGGGCCAGGGTCTGCGCCGCCATGAAGTAGCCGGCGGTGTAGTCGGGATGCAGCTCCAGCAGCTTCTGGAACTGCTCCAGCGCGGCCTCGGTCTGGCCGGCCTTGGAGTGCTCCATGGCCAGGCCGTAGCGGGCAAAGGCGTCCGAGGGGTTCTGGGCGAGGACCTCGGTCAGCATGGCGATGCGGTCCATAGGCAGTTCTCAGTAGTCAGTTCTCGGTTCTCAGACAATCATCAATCGCAAATCGGGAATCGTCAAATCCTGAAGGTCATCTATTAGAATGACGCTCGGAACGGAGCCGCACCCATGCCTGAAGCCGCACACGATCTGACTCCCCGTCCGGTGAAGGACTCGCAGTCGGAGATGGTGGAGATCGTCCTCCCCAACGACGCCAACCCGCTGGGCAACCTGCTGGGCGGGCGTCTGATGCACCTGATCGACATGGCGGGGGCGCTGGCGGCGCACCGCCACTCGCGCAGCTACGTGGTGACGGCGTCCATGGACCACCTGGACTTTCTCGCCCCGGTGCACGTGGGCGACCTGCTCATCCTGCGCTCCTCGGTGAACCGCGCCTTCAAAACGTCGGTGGAAGTGGGAGT
This genomic window contains:
- a CDS encoding SDR family oxidoreductase, translating into MELDGKVVVVTGGSMGIGEAIAKEFVDAGASAVLSSRDIKRSEEARSRIGRGERTLAVACDVRKRADLEALLKAAIDRFGRVDVWVNNAGYGLLDAVATMDVAECRQLFDTNLFGAIEGMQVATPAMKAQGSGTIINISSIVGHIPVPYMAAYSASKHAMNAIGKAARVELKGSGVHVMTVCPGYIGTSFGDNTVQGKERKRMNTAASAGATAEDVARAVLHGCLKNKREVVVPWKYWFVLRLYQLFPGMVESQMAKRLRPADEVYAAAAAARKKQA
- a CDS encoding tetratricopeptide repeat protein, producing MDRIAMLTEVLAQNPSDAFARYGLAMEHSKAGQTEAALEQFQKLLELHPDYTAGYFMAAQTLARAERTDEARKMLADGIASALRTGNQHAQSEMEAMLAELA
- a CDS encoding acyl-CoA thioesterase, with product MPEAAHDLTPRPVKDSQSEMVEIVLPNDANPLGNLLGGRLMHLIDMAGALAAHRHSRSYVVTASMDHLDFLAPVHVGDLLILRSSVNRAFKTSVEVGVKCWVENYIADTKRHVSSAYLTFVAVDQGGKHLPVPPVVAESTEEKRRYEDAGRRREHRQAEMKRRGQRR